From Aspergillus fumigatus Af293 chromosome 5, whole genome shotgun sequence, a single genomic window includes:
- the alp2 gene encoding S8 family peptidase codes for MKGYLSLSILPLLVAASPVVVDSIHNGAAPILSSMNAKEVPDSYIVVFKKHVNAESAAAHHSWVQDIHSAQNERVELRKRSLFGFGEEAYLGLKNTFDIAGSLVGYSGHFHEDVIEQVRKHPDVEYIEKDSEVHTMEDPTVEKSAPWGLARISHRDSLSFGTFNKYLYASEGGEGVDAYTIDTGINVDHVDFEGRAQWGKTIPTDDEDADGNGHGTHCSGTIAGRKYGVAKKANLYAVKVLRSSGSGTMSDVVAGVEWAVKSHLKKVKDAKDGKIKGFKGSVANMSLGGGKSRTLEAAVNAGVEAGLHFAVAAGNDNADACNYSPAAAENPITVGASTLQDERAYFSNYGKCTDIFAPGLNILSTWIGSKHAVNTISGTSMASPHIAGLLAYFVSLQPSKDSAFAVDELTPKKLKKDIIAIATQGALTDIPSDTPNLLAWNGGGSSNYTDIIASGGYKVNASVKDRFEGLVHKAEKLLTEELGAIYSEIHDAAVA; via the exons GTCGTTTTCAAAAAGCACGTCAATGCTGAGTCCGCGGCTGCTCATCACTCATGGGTGCAGGACATCCACAGTGCTCAGAACGAGCGGGTCGAATTGAGGAAACGCTCCCTGTTCGGGTTCGGTGAGGAGGCCTACCTCGGTCTGAAGAACACCTTCGACATTGCTGGCTCACTTGTGGGCTACTCGGGACACTTCCACGAAGATGTTATTGAGCAAGTTCGCAAACACCCCGAT GTTGAATATATCGAGAAAGACTCCGAGGTCCACACTATGGAGGATCCTACTGTTGAAAAGAGCGCTCCTTGGGGCCTTGCCCGTATCTCTCATCGTGACAGCCTCTCCTTTGGTACATTCAACAAGTACCTGTATGCTTCGGAGGGCGGTGAGGGCGTTGATGCCTACACCATTGACACTGGCATCAATGTCGACCATGTCGATTTCGAAGGTCGTGCCCAGTGGGGCAAGACCATTCCTaccgatgatgaggacgcTGATGGCAATGGTCATGGGACGCACTGCTCTGGAACCATTGCCGGCCGGAAGTATGGTGTCGCTAAGAAGGCCAACCTCTACGCCGTCAAGGTCCTCAGATCAAGTGGCTCTGGTACCATGTCCGATGTTGTTGCTGGCGTCGAGTGGGCTGTCAAGTCTCATCTCAAGAAAGTTAAGGATGCCAAAGACGGTAAGATCAAGGGATTCAAGGGCAGTGTCGCCAACATGAGTCTTGGTGGTGGCAAATCCAGGACGCTTGAAGCTGCTGTCAATGCTGGTGTTGAAGCTGGTCTTCACTTCGCTGTTGCTGCCGGTAACGACAATGCCGATGCCTGCAACTACTCTCCAGCAGCTGCCGAGAATCCCATTACTGTTGGTGCCTCAACACTCCAGGATGAGCGTGCCTACTTCTCCAACTATGGAAAGTGCACTGATATCTTCGCTCCTGGTCTCAACATCCTCTCCACTTGGATTGGCTCTAAGCACGCAGTCAACACCATATCTGGCACTTCGATGGCGTCTCCCCACATTGCCGGTCTGTTGGCTTACTTTGTGTCTCTGCAGCCTTCTAAGGACTCTGCCTTCGCTGTAGATGAGCTCACTCCtaagaagctcaagaaagATATTATCGCTATTGCTACCCAGGGCGCTCTCACAGACATCCCGTCTGACACTCCCAAC CTCCTTGCCTGGAACGGTGGTGGGTCTTCCAACTACACCGACATCATCGCAAGTGGCGGCTATAAGGTCAATGCCTCCGTCAAGGATCGCTTCGAGGGCCTAGTTCACAAGGCCGAGAAGTTGCTCACCGAGGAGCTTGGTGCTATCTACAGCGAGATTCATGACGCTGCTGTTGCATAG
- a CDS encoding ferritin-like domain-containing protein has translation MTGWTVVVVHNDCKDLGYATEGTYKRVTQREYAWHKLYSVPTISDSLTLTMHILPTLSSLLLAGAATTAALNNSYCAPKSGDAQVVQYAWALEYMVQQYYASVATNQTFLNSAQNSSTANVVSNLQGIGQQNRLGVRAAQQLGKRIGNFTSPGCNFTFPAPASGQAFLTTAQAFESNASAALIGLEGYTQAPEVSFLIARLAAQHAGHAAYLATTQQASVFQSNVTSLVRAYSPSYVLSNGTSPGQLGRYFKGCVSAPQPPCGNLTVGPLIATFGNNSTSSSSSSSTATASSASGTATSTGSSKRRFW, from the exons ATGACCGGTTGGACAGTCGTCGTTGTTCATAATGACTGCAAGGACTTGGGCTATGCCACTGAGGGAACTTATAAGAGAGTCACTCAGCGAGAGTACGCTTGGCACAAGCTGTATTCTGTTCCCACTATAAG TGACTCTTTGACTCTCACCATGCATATCCTCCCAACATTGAGCAGCCTCTTGCTGGCCGGCGcggccaccaccgccgcccTCAATAATAGCTACTGCGCCCCCAAGTCTGGCGACGCCCAGGTTGTCCAATATGCCTGGGCCCTCGAATACATGGTCCAGCAATACTACGCCTCCGTCGCAACCAACCAGACCTTCCTCAACTCGGCGCAGAACAGCTCCACCGCAAACGTCGTCTCCAACCTGCAGGGTATTGGCCAGCAGAACCGCCTCGGCGTCCGCGCCGCGCAGCAGCTCGGCAAGCGCATCGGCAACTTCACCTCACCTGGCTGCAACTTCACCTTCCCCGCTCCCGCCAGCGGCCAGGCCTTCCTGACGACCGCCCAGGCGTTTGAGTCCAATGCCTCCGCCGCCCTTATCGGGCTCGAGGGCTATACACAGGCCCCCGAGGTCTCCTTCCTGATCGCCCGTCTGGCCGCCCAGCATGCCGGCCACGCCGCCTACCTCGCGACGACCCAGCAGGCCTCCGTCTTCCAGAGCAACGTTACCTCGCTGGTGCGCGCGTACAGCCCTAGCTACGTGCTCTCCAACGGCACCAGCCCCGGCCAGCTGGGCCGCTACTTCAAGGGATGCGTTTCGGCGCCTCAGCCTCCTTGCGGTAATCTTACCGTCGGGCCGTTGATCGCTACCTTTGGTAACAACTCGACGagctcgtcttcctcctcgtccaccgCCACGGCTAGCTCCGCTTCTGGTACGGCCACTTCTACGGGGTCGAGCAAGAGGAGGTTCTGGTAA
- a CDS encoding C2H2-type zinc finger protein — MLSQSSQPTSGPRRSSVGAKTRVCVHCGRNFRRTEHLERHIRTHTKEKPFVCFCGAAFTRRDLLKRHTRILHQDNGLSSPSSQPEQVAKDQAQPAGVQVRKQAESHVAEDRHDAQPMPRAEVPMPVTPTIGQWPGAHPASYLTGEQNMLHDRGNNTGLETHPAVDHDADILQAAQLLLPGAYRDSQPVAQPLPYLPEELNHFQDFTHFLDSIGLPAEWVPTEGEISQVHSAVPAEVPDSGRATRDQLSSNRRGQTRGSRDDSPFRSWLPSVPPGDQSLGTVSDHEPPQTATNYSPLKVTEEQRLRLATSLEEFRHLIPDFVLPSRHTLTRYLTSFFDGFHTHLPFIHLPTLRINERAPELILAFLTVGAQYRLEHRNAERLFYASKAILLHRLSKEAQPSTGGSYSNAIQMPISTVPGTFHQQAPASIPLPLGNAPGWSAWRQIENIRTLLVLMGFASWEGPELVQEAFGLQHLLVRCLREFGLTENIAVTPRHSPMHWHEWAEDESVRRTRLVSFCFVHVHSIAYNIYPVLRSSEVHLRLPCSTQEWKATTASEWEAAQKEVGSQQLFFQDALALLLQKSRTPVMLDPIPSPLGNYILLHGLLQRIHLVSELSIPNGDQSFSLPTEELNKLERALRSWTSVWQQAPESSLDPHNENGPIPFTSSSLLGLAYVRLSLNLGPYRQLESRDPYVIAAALHRSPRPGRSYRLTPALIYAAHALSIPVRLGIDYVARSQAFFWSVRHSIASLECAVLLSKWLLSLAEAGNQTSLSENESRILNWTRCIVEEAYASMDLENGETPPNQDPRSLGYAVIKLWARLFRRNTQWPFINVMGESLERYLSLIRQD, encoded by the exons ATGTTGTCTCAGTCGTCGCAGCCCACAAGCGGCCCTCGCCGCTCGAGCGTTGGAGCAAAGACTCGCGTATGCGTCCACTGTGGTCGGAATTTCAGGAGAACGGAGCATCTCGAGCGGCATATCCGTACTC ATACCAAAGAGAAGCCGTTTGTCTGTTTCTGTGGGGCGGCTTTTACACGTCGTGACCTCCTCAAGCGGCACACTCGTATCTTGCACCAAGACAATGGCCTCTCTTCACCTAGCTCTCAACCTGAACAGGTAGCCAAGGATCAGGCTCAGCCGGCGGGTGTTCAGGTTCGCAAGCAGGCCGAATCTCATGTTGCCGAAGACCGTCATGATGCACAACCTATGCCGCGGGCAGAGGTTCCTATGCCTGTAACCCCTACTATAGGACAATGGCCCGGTGCCCATCCTGCATCGTATCTGACAGGTGAGCAAAACATGCTCCACGACCGTGGTAACAACACAGGCCTGGAGACGCATCCAGCAGTGGATCATGATGCGGACATTCTTCAAGCGGCACAGCTACTCCTCCCGGGTGCCTATCGAGACAGTCAACCTGTTG CGCAACCATTGCCTTACCTTCCTGAAGAGCTGAACCATTTTCAGGATTTCACCCATTTCCTGGACTCGATCGGCTTGCCGGCGGAGTGGGTTCCCACCGAAGGTGAGATCTCGCAGGTTCACAGTGCAGTTCCAGCCGAAGTCCCCGATTCGGGCCGAGCAACTAGAGACCAACTTAGCTCAAATCGTCGAGGCCAGACGAGGGGGTCCCGCGATGACTCGCCATTCAGATCTTGGCTACCCTCGGTACCGCCAGGAGATCAGAGCCTCGGGACGGTATCCGATCATG AACCCCCTCAGACCGCAACGAATTATTCCCCTCTTAAGGTGACTGAAGAACAAAGACTGCGGCTCGCCACCTCTCTAGAGGAGTTCCGTCACTTAATTCCTGACTTTGTTTTGCCGTCGCGGCACACGCTGACGAGATACTTAACCTCGTTCTTTGATGGCTTCCACACTCACCTACCTTTCATACACCTTCCCACACTACGGATCAATGAACGCGCGCCAGAGTTGATATTAGCCTTCTTAACTGTGGGGGCCCAGTATCGGCTGGAGCACCGGAACGCCGAAAGACTTTTCTACGCCTCAAAAGCTATCTTACTTCACAGGCTCTCTAAAGAGGCGCAGCCCTCCACTGGAGGGTCGTACAGCAATGCCATCCAGATGCCGATCTCTACTGTTCCGGGGACGTTTCACCAACAGGCGCCCGCTTcgattcctcttcctttaGGCAATGCTCCCGGGTGGAGTGCCTGGAGGCAGATAGAAAACATCCGCACCCTGCTTGTCTTAATGGGATTTGCAAGCTGGGAAGGACCTGAACTCGTTCAGGAAGCGTTTGGTTTACAGCATTTACTAGTAAGGTGTTTGCGGGAATTTGGCTTGACTGAAAACATCGCAGTCACTCCAAGACATTCGCCTATGCATTGGCATGAGTGGGCGGAGGACGAGTCCGTCCGCCGTACTCGGCTTGTCTCGTTCTGCTTTGTGCATGTCCACAGCATCGCGTACAATATCTACCCGGTGCTTCGTAGTAGCGAGGTACACTTACGCTTGCCCTGTTCCACCCAGGAATGGAAAGCCACCACTGCTAGTGAATGGGAGGCCGCGCAAAAGGAGGTTGGCTCGCAGCAATTGTTCTTCCAAGATGCGCTggctctgcttctgcagaagTCACGAACGCCTGTTATGTTGGATCCGATCCCTTCGCCGTTAGGCAACTACATTCTACTCCATGGCCTTCTACAGCGCATTCATCTGGTCAGCGAACTTTCCATCCCGAATGGAGACCAGTCATTTTCATTGCCCACAGAGGAACTAAATAAACTGGA GAGAGCACTTCGTTCCTGGACCTCTGTCTGGCAGCAGGCACCGGAGTCAAGTCTCGATCCCCACAATGAAAATGGACCCATTCCATTCACGTCGAGCTCCCTTTTGGGTTTGGCGTATGTCCGTCTTTCTCTGAATCTAGGGCCCTACCGCCAGTTAGAATCCCGAGACCCGTACGTCATTGCTGCGGCGCTACATCGATCACCGCGGCCGGGACGAAGCTATCGCCTGACGCCTGCGCTGATCTATGCTGCGCACGCATTAAGCATTCCTGTACGCCTGGGGATAGACTATGTTGCACGAAGTCAGGCCTTCTTCTGGAGTGTCCGACATTCTATTGCCAGTCTGGAGTGCGCAGTACTCCTAAGCAAATGGCTACTGTCTCTAGCTGAGGCAGGAAATCAGACATCTCTAAGTG AAAATGAGAGTCGAATCCTGAATTGGACACGTTGCATAGTCGAAGAAGCCTATGCTTCAATGGACCTAGAAAATGGGGAGACGCCACCAAATCAAGATCCACGAAGCCTTGGATATGCAGTCATCAAGCTGTGGGCCCGCCTTTTCCGGCGAAACACCCAGTGGCCCTTCATCAACGTGATGGGCGAAAGTCTGGAAAGGTACCTGTCCTTGATCAGGCAGGATTGA